In the genome of Fulvivirga maritima, one region contains:
- a CDS encoding porin family protein: MKQINFKLGIVAVLLMLVGVKQASAQEARSGIKGGLNLSNLYVDDVDDESVRVGFSAGVYTQLMLGESFAIQPELLYSTKGASTEYGSNDLFDINGEADFNLNYIELPVLATFKLGDAVDINVGPYVSYLVGASIDSDDDLFGENSYDLDRDDFKKFDYGLAGGIGFNFSAITVGARYNYGLAEIADSDEADTFLGDAKNSSATVFVAFNLQ; the protein is encoded by the coding sequence ATGAAACAAATTAATTTTAAACTAGGAATTGTGGCTGTCTTGTTAATGTTGGTAGGTGTTAAACAAGCGAGTGCTCAGGAGGCGAGATCTGGTATAAAAGGTGGTTTAAACTTAAGTAATTTATATGTAGATGATGTAGATGATGAGAGTGTAAGAGTAGGTTTTAGTGCCGGTGTTTATACTCAGTTAATGCTTGGAGAATCATTCGCTATTCAGCCAGAATTGTTATACTCTACTAAGGGAGCAAGTACTGAGTATGGAAGTAATGACCTTTTTGATATTAACGGAGAAGCCGATTTCAACCTAAACTACATTGAATTGCCTGTGTTGGCTACTTTTAAGCTAGGTGATGCAGTGGATATTAATGTTGGTCCTTATGTGTCTTATCTGGTAGGTGCTAGTATAGATTCTGATGATGACTTATTTGGTGAAAATAGTTATGATCTTGATAGAGATGACTTTAAGAAATTTGACTACGGTTTAGCAGGTGGAATAGGATTTAACTTCTCAGCTATAACTGTAGGTGCAAGGTATAACTACGGTCTTGCAGAGATCGCTGATAGTGATGAAGCAGACACTTTTTTAGGAGATGCTAAAAACTCATCGGCTACAGTATTTGTTGCTTTTAACTTGCAGTAA
- a CDS encoding bactofilin family protein, translated as MFNKNNQVKGREDKSSQEFINSNNIIGKGSTFSGNIETYGNLRVEGRIIGDVRSKSKVAVGQSAIIEGNILSQVAEIEGEVKGSVEVSDLLILKPNCSIKGDIITNKLVVEAGAKFDGKCNMGKAVKKIEFEQSNNNSLSSSSSTTKVESTTK; from the coding sequence ATGTTTAATAAGAATAATCAAGTGAAAGGAAGAGAAGACAAATCTTCTCAGGAGTTTATTAATTCTAACAACATAATAGGTAAAGGCAGCACCTTTTCTGGCAACATTGAGACCTATGGTAACCTTAGGGTCGAGGGCAGAATTATTGGTGATGTGCGGTCTAAATCTAAAGTAGCGGTAGGTCAATCGGCTATTATAGAAGGCAACATTCTCTCTCAGGTAGCTGAAATTGAAGGAGAAGTAAAAGGCTCGGTAGAAGTTTCTGACCTTTTAATTTTAAAGCCAAATTGTAGTATTAAAGGCGATATTATAACTAATAAACTAGTAGTAGAAGCCGGAGCTAAATTTGATGGAAAATGCAACATGGGCAAAGCCGTAAAAAAAATTGAATTTGAACAGAGTAATAACAATAGTTTATCCTCTTCTTCATCTACCACTAAAGTAGAAAGCACTACTAAATGA
- a CDS encoding cation:proton antiporter, with the protein MDKLNHSEVINLLIQLCVMLSLGRLMAELARKFKQPAVVGEILAGIILGPTILGNFTPEAFEMLFPTSGASAVVLDGFIQIAVVLLLFIAGLEVDLHIVWQQGKQALYVSLVSLIVPFVAGFIVTWFFPEIFDYTDQSKQLVFAMFIGTVMAITALPVVARVLMDLEVFKTRMGMLIIASAMIIDLVGWIIFTIILNMMGSNSESLSLSKTIWISIGFTVLMLTVGKGLINKALPWINKRLAWPGGLLSLSLAICFLGAAFTEYIGIHSIFGAFIIGVALGDSKHLSERAKEIIHQFINNIFAPLFFISIGLGIDFISAFNLQIILVLLVLAFIFKVLGATVGARMGGLSKYESMAVGFGMNTHGTLEVILGAIALNEGLITDEIFVAILVMVVVTIIASAPLMKYCLKFVPTKN; encoded by the coding sequence ATGGATAAGCTTAACCACAGTGAAGTAATCAACCTACTCATACAGCTATGCGTTATGCTTAGCTTAGGGCGACTTATGGCTGAGCTAGCCAGAAAGTTTAAACAGCCTGCTGTAGTAGGAGAAATATTGGCCGGGATTATTCTTGGGCCTACCATATTAGGAAATTTCACCCCTGAGGCATTTGAAATGTTATTCCCTACCTCCGGAGCCTCTGCCGTAGTGCTAGATGGCTTTATACAAATAGCGGTAGTACTTCTATTATTTATTGCTGGTCTGGAAGTAGATCTTCACATTGTTTGGCAGCAAGGAAAGCAAGCCTTGTACGTGAGCTTAGTATCTTTAATAGTACCTTTTGTGGCTGGCTTTATTGTTACCTGGTTCTTTCCTGAAATATTTGATTACACTGATCAAAGCAAACAGCTCGTTTTTGCTATGTTCATCGGTACTGTAATGGCTATCACTGCTCTGCCCGTAGTAGCTCGTGTGCTCATGGATCTGGAAGTTTTTAAAACCAGAATGGGAATGCTCATCATTGCCTCTGCCATGATTATAGACCTGGTGGGGTGGATTATATTCACCATTATCCTGAACATGATGGGCAGCAACTCAGAGTCTCTAAGCCTTAGCAAAACTATATGGATATCTATAGGATTTACCGTACTTATGCTCACTGTAGGCAAGGGACTGATTAACAAGGCTCTTCCCTGGATCAACAAAAGACTTGCCTGGCCCGGCGGCTTGCTGTCACTATCATTAGCCATTTGCTTTTTAGGTGCCGCCTTTACAGAATACATAGGTATTCACAGCATTTTCGGTGCCTTTATAATAGGTGTAGCCTTAGGAGACTCCAAGCATCTATCAGAAAGAGCCAAAGAAATTATCCATCAGTTTATCAATAACATCTTTGCCCCGCTATTTTTCATTTCCATAGGGCTTGGTATTGACTTTATTTCAGCCTTTAACTTACAGATTATATTAGTGCTACTGGTGCTGGCCTTTATATTCAAAGTACTTGGAGCCACGGTGGGTGCAAGAATGGGTGGTTTATCAAAATACGAATCTATGGCAGTAGGCTTTGGCATGAACACCCACGGCACTTTAGAAGTAATTTTAGGAGCCATAGCACTAAACGAAGGACTGATTACTGATGAGATTTTTGTAGCCATATTGGTGATGGTAGTAGTAACCATAATTGCATCGGCTCCACTGATGAAATATTGCTTAAAATTTGTCCCAACAAAAAACTAA
- a CDS encoding universal stress protein, producing MFERIAIAIAFSPRLQTLLAEANRIQQLFDSELIIIHVGSHTQEDDMKMESSLKEAGLQENIKVIWESGDPAKRILSVCKKEKVDLLVAGALKKEDFINYYLGSIARKILRKADCSVLMLTEPSLKSNPSQRMVIHAEDSPYATQAIKVGTYIGKIQSTAQLHIVREIKLYGLAMSVSSERTEDELSEIRKNLVNEEIKIVEDILKEVDTKGLKINIKVISGKSGFELANFCNRTKSDLLIVGAPNRKMGIFDRVFPHDLEYIFADLPCDILIVNPKRKNG from the coding sequence ATGTTTGAACGAATAGCCATAGCCATAGCTTTTTCTCCTCGCCTACAAACTTTGCTGGCTGAAGCCAATCGCATACAACAGCTCTTTGATAGTGAGCTGATCATCATCCATGTGGGCAGCCATACCCAGGAAGATGACATGAAAATGGAAAGCAGCTTAAAAGAGGCCGGCCTACAGGAAAATATAAAAGTGATATGGGAATCTGGCGATCCGGCTAAACGCATACTATCGGTTTGCAAAAAGGAGAAAGTAGACCTGCTCGTGGCTGGAGCTCTGAAAAAAGAAGATTTTATTAACTACTATCTGGGGTCTATAGCCAGAAAAATACTAAGAAAAGCTGATTGCTCAGTACTGATGCTCACCGAACCATCATTAAAGAGTAATCCTTCTCAAAGAATGGTGATACACGCTGAGGACAGTCCGTATGCTACGCAAGCTATAAAAGTGGGCACCTATATAGGCAAGATACAGAGTACCGCTCAGCTACATATAGTAAGAGAAATAAAACTATATGGCCTCGCCATGTCTGTAAGCAGCGAAAGAACCGAAGATGAACTATCAGAAATACGCAAAAATCTGGTAAACGAAGAGATTAAGATAGTAGAGGACATTCTTAAAGAAGTAGACACCAAAGGCTTAAAAATCAACATAAAAGTTATTTCCGGTAAATCAGGCTTTGAACTGGCCAACTTTTGCAACCGCACCAAGTCGGACTTGCTTATAGTAGGCGCGCCGAATAGAAAAATGGGTATTTTCGACAGAGTATTTCCGCATGATCTAGAGTATATCTTCGCTGACTTACCTTGCGACATCCTTATTGTTAACCCAAAGAGAAAGAATGGATAA